From the genome of Populus alba chromosome 10, ASM523922v2, whole genome shotgun sequence, one region includes:
- the LOC118045296 gene encoding LEAF RUST 10 DISEASE-RESISTANCEUS RECEPTOR-LIKE PROTEIN KINASE-like 1.2 isoform X6, translating to MNLNFFLTPFSPIINLFIVTFFLLAKKASCTDPYFLACNPKSCGDGQNISFPFHIQGVQPDYCGYPGFTISCNDKGKPVFNLSNSEYIIHEIHYQNQSLRVSNAAVSGKSPSCTPQIQNISLDDGRFHRSSNSKGLFLLYNCNSTLLSNKSALSNYKVDCPGENETVWTLAMLEDDPLLGSTLDKCGTRVLAPVDVYRGENVGTERMLLLEEGFVLNWTASNCSLCHDSGGKCGFDAATYHFKCFCPDRPHSKQCYPEKDKLGLKLGLGIGCLLGIILLSYIYLRRFKKRRDSSNLLSMNSSSDPSSKADLEGDGVYLSIPIFSYTELGQATNNFDSEKELGDGGFGTVYYGKLKDGREVAVKRLYEHNYKRVKQFMNEIEILTRLHHKNLVCLYGCSSRRSRELLLVYEYIPNGTVADHLHGDQAKSSPLTWPIRMSIAIETASALAYLHASDIIHRDVKTNNILLDNNFSVKVADFGLSRLFPKDVTHVSTVPQGTPGYVDPEYHQSYQLTDKSDVYSFGVVLIELISSMPAVDITRHRHEINLSNLAISKIQKCAFDELIDSRLGYNSDEEVKRTTTSVAELAFQCLQQDKEIRPSMENVLQQLKIIQGGESMENLSNLAISKIQKCAVDELIDSRLGYNSDEEVKRMTTSVAELAFQCWQQDKETRPSMENVLQQLKTIQGGESLENLEEVHDDNKRSKSTLPPPSPPYCEEAGLLKNIRLPPSPVSVTAKWATSVSTTPNESV from the exons ATGAACCTCAACTTCTTTTTAACACCTTTTTCTCCAATAATAAATCTCTTTATTGTCACTTTCTTTCTCCTGGCAAAGAAAGCCTCATGTACAGACCCTTACTTCCTAGCTTGCAACCCCAAAAGCTGTGGCGATGGTCAAAACATAAGCTTCCCGTTTCATATCCAAGGCGTGCAACCCGACTATTGTGGCTACCCTGGATTCACTATCTCTTGCAACGACAAAGGCAAGCCAGTCTTTAATCTGTCCAATAGTGAGTATATCATCCACGAAATCCACTACCAAAACCAGTCTCTTCGTGTCTCAAATGCAGCTGTTTCTGGCAAAAGCCCCTCCTGTACTCctcaaatacaaaacatatcTCTAGATGATGGCAGGTTTCATCGATCTTCTAACAGTAAAGGCCTCTTCTTGCTTTACAATTGCAACTCAACGCTGCTATCAAATAAAAGTGCGCTTTCAAATTACAAGGTTGATTGTCCTGGGGAGAATGAAACTGTTTGGACTCTAGCAATGCTCGAAGATGATCCTTTATTGGGTTCTACTCTAGACAAATGTGGAACTCGAGTTTTGGCACCTGTGGATGTGTATAGAGGTGAGAATGTTGGGACTGAAAGGATGCTATTGCTAGAAGAAGGGTTTGTGTTGAATTGGACAGCAAGTAATTGTAGCCTTTGTCATGACAGTGGTGGCAAGTGTGGATTTGACGCCGCCACGTACCATTTCAAATGTTTCTGCCCCGACAGACCTCATTCTAAGCAGTGTTATCCCG AAAAAGACAAGCTGGGACTGAAGCTAGGATTAG GCATCGGATGTCTGCTGGGAATAATTTTGTTGTCCTACATTTACCTGCGCCGCTTCAAGAAAAGACGTGATTCCTCAAACTTGTTATCTATGAATTCTTCATCTGATCCCTCCTCAAAAGCAGACCTAGAAGGAGATGGTGTTTACCTCAGCATCCCCATCTTCTCTTATACTGAACTTGGGCAAGCCACCAATAATTTTGATAGTGAAAAGGAACTTGGAGATGGAGGTTTTGGAACTGTTTACTATG GGAAGCTCAAAGATGGACGGGAAGTTGCAGTTAAGCGCCTATATGAACACAACTATAAACGGGTTAAGCAGTtcatgaatgaaattgaaattcttACTCGCCTGCACCACAAAAACCTCGTCTGCCTTTATGGATGCTCTTCACGACGCAGCCGTGAGCTACTACTTGTCTATGAATACATTCCCAATGGCACTGTTGCTGATCATCTACATGGAGATCAAGCAAAGTCCAGTCCTCTGACCTGGCCTATTCGAATGAGCATAGCAATAGAAACAGCTAGTGCTCTGGCTTACCTTCATGCTTCTGACATCATACATCGTGATGTCAAGACGAACAACATCCTCCTTGACAACAATTTCAGCGTCAAGGTTGCAGATTTTGGGCTTTCCAGGTTGTTTCCCAAAGACGTTACTCACGTCTCGACTGTTCCACAAGGGACTCCAGGCTACGTTGACCCTGAATATCACCAAAGCTACCAACTTACAGATAAGAGCGATGTCTATAGCTTTGGGGTTGTCCTGATTGAGCTCATATCATCAATGCCTGCTGTTGATATAACCAGGCACCGGCATGAGATTAATCtctcaaacttagcaataagcAAGATTCAGAAATGTGCATTTGATGAGTTGATTGATTCACGTCTTGGGTATAATTCAGACGAAGAAGTTAAAAGAACGACAACATCGGTTGCAGAGTTGGCTTTTCAATGTTTGCAGCAAGACAAGGAAATAAGACCTTCCATGGAAAATGTCTTGCAgcagttaaaaataattcaaggcGGGGAGTCCATGGAGAATCTTTCTAACTTAGCAATAAGCAAGATTCAGAAATGTGCAGTTGACGAGCTGATTGATTCACGTCTTGGGTATAATTCAGACGAGGAAGTTAAAAGAATGACGACATCGGTTGCAGAGTTGGCTTTTCAATGTTGGCAGCAAGACAAGGAAACAAGACCTTCCATGGAAAATGTTTTGCAGCagttaaaaacaattcaaggcGGGGAGTCCTTGGAGAATCTTGAAGAAGTGCATGACGATAACAAGAGGTCGAAGAGCACACTGCCACCACCTTCACCACCCTATTGCGAGGAGGCTGGTCTATTGAAGAACATCCGTCTGCCACCTTCACCAGTTTCTGTTACCGCTAAATGGGCCACTAGTGTTTCTACTACACCTAATGAAAGCGTTTAA
- the LOC118045296 gene encoding LEAF RUST 10 DISEASE-RESISTANCEUS RECEPTOR-LIKE PROTEIN KINASE-like 1.2 isoform X3: MNLNFFLTPFSPIINLFIVTFFLLAKKASCTDPYFLACNPKSCGDGQNISFPFHIQGVQPDYCGYPGFTISCNDKGKPVFNLSNSEYIIHEIHYQNQSLRVSNAAVSGKSPSCTPQIQNISLDDGRFHRSSNSKGLFLLYNCNSTLLSNKSALSNYKVDCPGENETVWTLAMLEDDPLLGSTLDKCGTRVLAPVDVYRGENVGTERMLLLEEGFVLNWTASNCSLCHDSGGKCGFDAATYHFKCFCPDRPHSKQCYPEKDKLGLKLGLGLGIGCLLGIILLSYIYLRRFKKRRDSSNLLSMNSSSDPSSKADLEGDGVYLSIPIFSYTELGQATNNFDSEKELGDGGFGTVYYGKLKDGREVAVKRLYEHNYKRVKQFMNEIEILTRLHHKNLVCLYGCSSRRSRELLLVYEYIPNGTVADHLHGDQAKSSPLTWPIRMSIAIETASALAYLHASDIIHRDVKTNNILLDNNFSVKVADFGLSRLFPKDVTHVSTVPQGTPGYVDPEYHQSYQLTDKSDVYSFGVVLIELISSMPAVDITRHRHEINLSNLAISKIQKCAFDELIDSRLGYNSDEEVKRTTTSVAELAFQCLQQDKEIRPSMENVLQQLKIIQGGESMENLSNLAISKIQKCAVDELIDSRLGYNSDEEVKRMTTSVAELAFQCWQQDKETRPSMENVLQQLKTIQGGESLENLEEVHDDNKRSKSTLPPPSPPYCEEAGLLKNIRLPPSPVSVTAKWATSVSTTPNESV, translated from the exons ATGAACCTCAACTTCTTTTTAACACCTTTTTCTCCAATAATAAATCTCTTTATTGTCACTTTCTTTCTCCTGGCAAAGAAAGCCTCATGTACAGACCCTTACTTCCTAGCTTGCAACCCCAAAAGCTGTGGCGATGGTCAAAACATAAGCTTCCCGTTTCATATCCAAGGCGTGCAACCCGACTATTGTGGCTACCCTGGATTCACTATCTCTTGCAACGACAAAGGCAAGCCAGTCTTTAATCTGTCCAATAGTGAGTATATCATCCACGAAATCCACTACCAAAACCAGTCTCTTCGTGTCTCAAATGCAGCTGTTTCTGGCAAAAGCCCCTCCTGTACTCctcaaatacaaaacatatcTCTAGATGATGGCAGGTTTCATCGATCTTCTAACAGTAAAGGCCTCTTCTTGCTTTACAATTGCAACTCAACGCTGCTATCAAATAAAAGTGCGCTTTCAAATTACAAGGTTGATTGTCCTGGGGAGAATGAAACTGTTTGGACTCTAGCAATGCTCGAAGATGATCCTTTATTGGGTTCTACTCTAGACAAATGTGGAACTCGAGTTTTGGCACCTGTGGATGTGTATAGAGGTGAGAATGTTGGGACTGAAAGGATGCTATTGCTAGAAGAAGGGTTTGTGTTGAATTGGACAGCAAGTAATTGTAGCCTTTGTCATGACAGTGGTGGCAAGTGTGGATTTGACGCCGCCACGTACCATTTCAAATGTTTCTGCCCCGACAGACCTCATTCTAAGCAGTGTTATCCCG AAAAAGACAAGCTGGGACTGAAGCTAGGATTAG GTTTAGGCATCGGATGTCTGCTGGGAATAATTTTGTTGTCCTACATTTACCTGCGCCGCTTCAAGAAAAGACGTGATTCCTCAAACTTGTTATCTATGAATTCTTCATCTGATCCCTCCTCAAAAGCAGACCTAGAAGGAGATGGTGTTTACCTCAGCATCCCCATCTTCTCTTATACTGAACTTGGGCAAGCCACCAATAATTTTGATAGTGAAAAGGAACTTGGAGATGGAGGTTTTGGAACTGTTTACTATG GGAAGCTCAAAGATGGACGGGAAGTTGCAGTTAAGCGCCTATATGAACACAACTATAAACGGGTTAAGCAGTtcatgaatgaaattgaaattcttACTCGCCTGCACCACAAAAACCTCGTCTGCCTTTATGGATGCTCTTCACGACGCAGCCGTGAGCTACTACTTGTCTATGAATACATTCCCAATGGCACTGTTGCTGATCATCTACATGGAGATCAAGCAAAGTCCAGTCCTCTGACCTGGCCTATTCGAATGAGCATAGCAATAGAAACAGCTAGTGCTCTGGCTTACCTTCATGCTTCTGACATCATACATCGTGATGTCAAGACGAACAACATCCTCCTTGACAACAATTTCAGCGTCAAGGTTGCAGATTTTGGGCTTTCCAGGTTGTTTCCCAAAGACGTTACTCACGTCTCGACTGTTCCACAAGGGACTCCAGGCTACGTTGACCCTGAATATCACCAAAGCTACCAACTTACAGATAAGAGCGATGTCTATAGCTTTGGGGTTGTCCTGATTGAGCTCATATCATCAATGCCTGCTGTTGATATAACCAGGCACCGGCATGAGATTAATCtctcaaacttagcaataagcAAGATTCAGAAATGTGCATTTGATGAGTTGATTGATTCACGTCTTGGGTATAATTCAGACGAAGAAGTTAAAAGAACGACAACATCGGTTGCAGAGTTGGCTTTTCAATGTTTGCAGCAAGACAAGGAAATAAGACCTTCCATGGAAAATGTCTTGCAgcagttaaaaataattcaaggcGGGGAGTCCATGGAGAATCTTTCTAACTTAGCAATAAGCAAGATTCAGAAATGTGCAGTTGACGAGCTGATTGATTCACGTCTTGGGTATAATTCAGACGAGGAAGTTAAAAGAATGACGACATCGGTTGCAGAGTTGGCTTTTCAATGTTGGCAGCAAGACAAGGAAACAAGACCTTCCATGGAAAATGTTTTGCAGCagttaaaaacaattcaaggcGGGGAGTCCTTGGAGAATCTTGAAGAAGTGCATGACGATAACAAGAGGTCGAAGAGCACACTGCCACCACCTTCACCACCCTATTGCGAGGAGGCTGGTCTATTGAAGAACATCCGTCTGCCACCTTCACCAGTTTCTGTTACCGCTAAATGGGCCACTAGTGTTTCTACTACACCTAATGAAAGCGTTTAA
- the LOC118045296 gene encoding LEAF RUST 10 DISEASE-RESISTANCEUS RECEPTOR-LIKE PROTEIN KINASE-like 1.1 isoform X8, which translates to MLNAKFTLEVLVSPACMHCHRGGGECQIKEPKLLCSIAKEEKDKLGLKLGLGIGCLLGIILLSYIYLRRFKKRRDSSNLLSMNSSSDPSSKADLEGDGVYLSIPIFSYTELGQATNNFDSEKELGDGGFGTVYYGKLKDGREVAVKRLYEHNYKRVKQFMNEIEILTRLHHKNLVCLYGCSSRRSRELLLVYEYIPNGTVADHLHGDQAKSSPLTWPIRMSIAIETASALAYLHASDIIHRDVKTNNILLDNNFSVKVADFGLSRLFPKDVTHVSTVPQGTPGYVDPEYHQSYQLTDKSDVYSFGVVLIELISSMPAVDITRHRHEINLSNLAISKIQKCAFDELIDSRLGYNSDEEVKRTTTSVAELAFQCLQQDKEIRPSMENVLQQLKIIQGGESMENLSNLAISKIQKCAVDELIDSRLGYNSDEEVKRMTTSVAELAFQCWQQDKETRPSMENVLQQLKTIQGGESLENLEEVHDDNKRSKSTLPPPSPPYCEEAGLLKNIRLPPSPVSVTAKWATSVSTTPNESV; encoded by the exons ATGCTCAATGCCAAGTTCACACTTGAAGTGCTAGTATCTCCTGCCTGTATGCACTGTCATCGTGGAGGAGGAGAATGCCAGATTAAAGAGCCAAAACTTCTTTGTTCCATTGCAAAAGAAG AAAAAGACAAGCTGGGACTGAAGCTAGGATTAG GCATCGGATGTCTGCTGGGAATAATTTTGTTGTCCTACATTTACCTGCGCCGCTTCAAGAAAAGACGTGATTCCTCAAACTTGTTATCTATGAATTCTTCATCTGATCCCTCCTCAAAAGCAGACCTAGAAGGAGATGGTGTTTACCTCAGCATCCCCATCTTCTCTTATACTGAACTTGGGCAAGCCACCAATAATTTTGATAGTGAAAAGGAACTTGGAGATGGAGGTTTTGGAACTGTTTACTATG GGAAGCTCAAAGATGGACGGGAAGTTGCAGTTAAGCGCCTATATGAACACAACTATAAACGGGTTAAGCAGTtcatgaatgaaattgaaattcttACTCGCCTGCACCACAAAAACCTCGTCTGCCTTTATGGATGCTCTTCACGACGCAGCCGTGAGCTACTACTTGTCTATGAATACATTCCCAATGGCACTGTTGCTGATCATCTACATGGAGATCAAGCAAAGTCCAGTCCTCTGACCTGGCCTATTCGAATGAGCATAGCAATAGAAACAGCTAGTGCTCTGGCTTACCTTCATGCTTCTGACATCATACATCGTGATGTCAAGACGAACAACATCCTCCTTGACAACAATTTCAGCGTCAAGGTTGCAGATTTTGGGCTTTCCAGGTTGTTTCCCAAAGACGTTACTCACGTCTCGACTGTTCCACAAGGGACTCCAGGCTACGTTGACCCTGAATATCACCAAAGCTACCAACTTACAGATAAGAGCGATGTCTATAGCTTTGGGGTTGTCCTGATTGAGCTCATATCATCAATGCCTGCTGTTGATATAACCAGGCACCGGCATGAGATTAATCtctcaaacttagcaataagcAAGATTCAGAAATGTGCATTTGATGAGTTGATTGATTCACGTCTTGGGTATAATTCAGACGAAGAAGTTAAAAGAACGACAACATCGGTTGCAGAGTTGGCTTTTCAATGTTTGCAGCAAGACAAGGAAATAAGACCTTCCATGGAAAATGTCTTGCAgcagttaaaaataattcaaggcGGGGAGTCCATGGAGAATCTTTCTAACTTAGCAATAAGCAAGATTCAGAAATGTGCAGTTGACGAGCTGATTGATTCACGTCTTGGGTATAATTCAGACGAGGAAGTTAAAAGAATGACGACATCGGTTGCAGAGTTGGCTTTTCAATGTTGGCAGCAAGACAAGGAAACAAGACCTTCCATGGAAAATGTTTTGCAGCagttaaaaacaattcaaggcGGGGAGTCCTTGGAGAATCTTGAAGAAGTGCATGACGATAACAAGAGGTCGAAGAGCACACTGCCACCACCTTCACCACCCTATTGCGAGGAGGCTGGTCTATTGAAGAACATCCGTCTGCCACCTTCACCAGTTTCTGTTACCGCTAAATGGGCCACTAGTGTTTCTACTACACCTAATGAAAGCGTTTAA
- the LOC118045296 gene encoding LEAF RUST 10 DISEASE-RESISTANCEUS RECEPTOR-LIKE PROTEIN KINASE-like 1.1 isoform X7, with protein sequence MLNAKFTLEVLVSPACMHCHRGGGECQIKEPKLLCSIAKEEKDKLGLKLGLGLGIGCLLGIILLSYIYLRRFKKRRDSSNLLSMNSSSDPSSKADLEGDGVYLSIPIFSYTELGQATNNFDSEKELGDGGFGTVYYGKLKDGREVAVKRLYEHNYKRVKQFMNEIEILTRLHHKNLVCLYGCSSRRSRELLLVYEYIPNGTVADHLHGDQAKSSPLTWPIRMSIAIETASALAYLHASDIIHRDVKTNNILLDNNFSVKVADFGLSRLFPKDVTHVSTVPQGTPGYVDPEYHQSYQLTDKSDVYSFGVVLIELISSMPAVDITRHRHEINLSNLAISKIQKCAFDELIDSRLGYNSDEEVKRTTTSVAELAFQCLQQDKEIRPSMENVLQQLKIIQGGESMENLSNLAISKIQKCAVDELIDSRLGYNSDEEVKRMTTSVAELAFQCWQQDKETRPSMENVLQQLKTIQGGESLENLEEVHDDNKRSKSTLPPPSPPYCEEAGLLKNIRLPPSPVSVTAKWATSVSTTPNESV encoded by the exons ATGCTCAATGCCAAGTTCACACTTGAAGTGCTAGTATCTCCTGCCTGTATGCACTGTCATCGTGGAGGAGGAGAATGCCAGATTAAAGAGCCAAAACTTCTTTGTTCCATTGCAAAAGAAG AAAAAGACAAGCTGGGACTGAAGCTAGGATTAG GTTTAGGCATCGGATGTCTGCTGGGAATAATTTTGTTGTCCTACATTTACCTGCGCCGCTTCAAGAAAAGACGTGATTCCTCAAACTTGTTATCTATGAATTCTTCATCTGATCCCTCCTCAAAAGCAGACCTAGAAGGAGATGGTGTTTACCTCAGCATCCCCATCTTCTCTTATACTGAACTTGGGCAAGCCACCAATAATTTTGATAGTGAAAAGGAACTTGGAGATGGAGGTTTTGGAACTGTTTACTATG GGAAGCTCAAAGATGGACGGGAAGTTGCAGTTAAGCGCCTATATGAACACAACTATAAACGGGTTAAGCAGTtcatgaatgaaattgaaattcttACTCGCCTGCACCACAAAAACCTCGTCTGCCTTTATGGATGCTCTTCACGACGCAGCCGTGAGCTACTACTTGTCTATGAATACATTCCCAATGGCACTGTTGCTGATCATCTACATGGAGATCAAGCAAAGTCCAGTCCTCTGACCTGGCCTATTCGAATGAGCATAGCAATAGAAACAGCTAGTGCTCTGGCTTACCTTCATGCTTCTGACATCATACATCGTGATGTCAAGACGAACAACATCCTCCTTGACAACAATTTCAGCGTCAAGGTTGCAGATTTTGGGCTTTCCAGGTTGTTTCCCAAAGACGTTACTCACGTCTCGACTGTTCCACAAGGGACTCCAGGCTACGTTGACCCTGAATATCACCAAAGCTACCAACTTACAGATAAGAGCGATGTCTATAGCTTTGGGGTTGTCCTGATTGAGCTCATATCATCAATGCCTGCTGTTGATATAACCAGGCACCGGCATGAGATTAATCtctcaaacttagcaataagcAAGATTCAGAAATGTGCATTTGATGAGTTGATTGATTCACGTCTTGGGTATAATTCAGACGAAGAAGTTAAAAGAACGACAACATCGGTTGCAGAGTTGGCTTTTCAATGTTTGCAGCAAGACAAGGAAATAAGACCTTCCATGGAAAATGTCTTGCAgcagttaaaaataattcaaggcGGGGAGTCCATGGAGAATCTTTCTAACTTAGCAATAAGCAAGATTCAGAAATGTGCAGTTGACGAGCTGATTGATTCACGTCTTGGGTATAATTCAGACGAGGAAGTTAAAAGAATGACGACATCGGTTGCAGAGTTGGCTTTTCAATGTTGGCAGCAAGACAAGGAAACAAGACCTTCCATGGAAAATGTTTTGCAGCagttaaaaacaattcaaggcGGGGAGTCCTTGGAGAATCTTGAAGAAGTGCATGACGATAACAAGAGGTCGAAGAGCACACTGCCACCACCTTCACCACCCTATTGCGAGGAGGCTGGTCTATTGAAGAACATCCGTCTGCCACCTTCACCAGTTTCTGTTACCGCTAAATGGGCCACTAGTGTTTCTACTACACCTAATGAAAGCGTTTAA
- the LOC140954133 gene encoding LEAF RUST 10 DISEASE-RESISTANCEUS RECEPTOR-LIKE PROTEIN KINASE-like 2.3 encodes MAPVPLLVFFALFHPLLICASKDDGWAFNKCPPFNCGKLGEIRFPFTNNTSPEICGPYVVDGCHEQSQRIQLERGGKWFELNSISQADTISITDEELGGHLNSNSCDSFKNLSLPASLPYFSILEFSNLTLFKCTDPSVNFPQHLEFNYTGCKNFSIYYTRDTSLPSPPPTCSILQLPVNNTESYGDIFRLLTATFSIEVFVRPPCYHCYLQRGECNIIKGKFKCIHSIEESKKLRLKLGLGVGIGVLLITICCVIIRKYSSIHFLSCRRKTRGSQSIEAFLRNHGTLAPQRYSYSELKKMTKNFKEKLGQGGYGSVFKGNLLGGRLVAVKVLKKSKSNGEEFVNEVSSIGMTSHVNIVTLLGFCFEGPKRALIYEFMSNGSLDKHIYEENLSKAHPKLGWETLYQIAVGIARGLEYLHRGCNTRILHFDIKPHNILLDENFCPKISDFGLAKICPSKESTVSMLGARGTAGYIAPEVFCRNFGGVSHKSDVYSYGMLVLEMIGGRKNFRVGVDNTSETYFPHWIYKRLEIGEELELRGAGNEVEEQNARKMILASLWCIQTDPSNRPPMSRVVEMLQGSLESLPIPPKPYLSSPPRHPHGSNSNS; translated from the exons ATGGCTCCCGTCCCTTTGCTAGTTTTCTTTGCCCTCTTTCACCCTTTGCTTATTTGCGCTTCCAAAGATGATGGCTGGGCCTTCAACAAGTGTCCGCCTTTCAATTGTGGAAAGCTCGGAGAAATCAGGTTCCCATTTACCAACAACACAAGTCCTGAGATATGCGGTCCCTATGTGGTGGATGGTTGTCACGAACAATCTCAAAGGATCCAACTAGAAAGGGGAGGAAAATGGTTTGAACTTAACAGCATCTCTCAGGCTGATACCATTTCAATCACCGATGAAGAATTAGGGGGACATTTGAATTCCAATTCATGCGattccttcaagaatttgagtCTTCCAGCCAGTCTCCCATACTTCTCTATTCTAGAATTCTCCAACCTAACTTTATTCAAATGTACTGACCCCAGTGTCAATTTTCCTCAGCATCTTGAATTTAACTATACAGGATGCAAGAACTTCAGCATCTATTATACTCGCGACACCAGTCTACCTAGTCCTCCACCTACCTGTTCAATTCTTCAGCTCCCAGTGAATAATACCGAGAGTTATGGTGACATATTCAGGCTGTTAACAGCTACCTTCTCTATTGAAGTGTTCGTACGGCCTCCCTGTTATCATTGTTATTTGCAAAGAGGGGAATGTAACATCATCAAAGGAAAGTTCAAATGCATCCATTCAATTGAAG AGAGcaagaaattgagattgaagctCGGACTAG GTGTCGGCATTGGAGTTCTACTGATTACAATCTGCTGCGTCATCATCAGAAAGTACTCATCCATTCACTTCCTTTCCTGTCGAAGAAAAACCAGAGGAAGTCAAAGTATAGAAGCTTTTCTGAGGAACCATGGAACCTTGGCACCACAAAGATACAGTTATTCAGAACTTAAGAAAATGACCAAAAACTTCAAAGAGAAACTAGGCCAAGGAGGCTATGGAAGTGTTTTCAAAGGCAATTTACTTGGTGGCCGTCTTGTTGCTGTTAAAGTCCTGAAGAAATCAAAGAGTAATGGAGAAGAATTTGTAAATGAAGTTTCAAGCATCGGCATGACTTCCCACGTCAACATTGTTACTCTTCTGGGGTTCTGTTTTGAGGGTCCTAAACGAGCTCTAATCTATGAGTTCATGTCTAATGGGTCACTTGACAAGCACATATATGAAGAAAATCTCTCGAAGGCACATCCCAAATTGGGGTGGGAAACATTATACCAAATTGCAGTTGGCATTGCTCGAGGATTAGAATACTTGCACAGAGGTTGCAACACAAGGATTTTACATTTTGACATAAAGCCTCATAATATTCTTCTAGATGAAAACTTCTGTCCTAAAATTTCTGATTTCGGCCTGGCTAAAATTTGCCCCAGTAAAGAGAGTACCGTATCGATGTTGGGTGCAAGAGGAACTGCTGGATACATTGCCCCCGAAGTATTTTGTAGAAATTTTGGAGGGGTCTCTCACAAATCTGATGTCTATAGCTATGGGATGCTAGTGTTAGAAATGATTGGAGGGAGAAAAAACTTTCGCGTTGGAGTTGATAATACCAGTGAGACCTATTTTCCACATTGGATATACAAGCGTCTTGAAATAGGTGAAGAACTTGAACTTCGAGGTGCTGGCAATGAAGTGGAggagcaaaatgcaagaaaaatgattttggcAAGCTTGTGGTGCATACAAACCGACCCTTCAAATCGCCCACCAATGTCTAGAGTGGTAGAAATGTTGCAAGGAAGCCTGGAGTCCTTGCCAATCCCGCCGAAACCATACTTGTCTTCCCCTCCAAGACATCCTCAcggatcaaattcaaattcttaa